The sequence below is a genomic window from Bosea sp. F3-2.
CGGACGGCACCAGTAGACGAAATGGTAGGCGCCACGCGGGATGCCGGCGCGACGCGCGCCTTCCCAGTTGCGCTGGAAGGCAGGATCGACATGGTCGCCGCCCTCGGTCGCCTTCATGTAGACGAAACGGGTGCCGGCCGCCTTGACCGAAGCCCAGTCGATCTCGCCCTGCCAGCGCGAGATGTCGATGCCGTGGACCGGATAGCTATGGGCCGCAGCAACGCCGGGGTGAGGGCGCGCATCGCCCTTCGACGGATAGTTGTCGAGCGCCACGCAGCCGCCGAGGACCGCGAAAGCGGCGGCAGCCAGAAAGGGCAGGAGGCGGGAGCATTGCATGCGGCGGGAGTTCATCTCGCGGAGAATTGCGGAGAATGCTTGACGGGCGGTTTACGTTACCAAAGTTCTGCCGCCTGTCAGCCCAATCCGTGGCAGCTCCGTGATTCGGCCGTGCGACCTATCCGATTCGTCGTTGCTGCAGAGCGTGAAGGTTTCCTCGCAACGCTTTGCGATGTAGCCGGAAACACGAAAGGCGACCCGAGGGTCGCCTTTCGCTGGACATCGTCCGAATATGGTGCGGTCGAGAGGACTCGAACCTCCACGGGTCTCCCCGCTACCACCTCAAGGTAGTGCGTCTACCAGTTCCGCCACGACCGCAGCTCGGTTCCGGTTGCGGGCGGTGCATCCGGTGAGCGGCGCCGATCTAGCAAATCGAATCCGTCGCCACAAGAGTGTCATTGTGGAAAAACGAACGATATCGAATTTTCCCCAGAATGAGCCGGTTCAGGCGGCCTCGGCGACGCTCTGCAGTGTGTAGATCGTCGGACGCTTCAGCATCTGGGTGATCTCGACGGAGATCCTCGCGCCGCTGACCACGACGATTCCCTTGGCGAAGGGGTGGTTGTTGGCGAGAATCTGGACTTCGTCGGTCTCGCTGGCGTTGAGCTCGATGATGGCGCCGCGGCCGAGTCGCAGCAGCTTGTAGATCGGCATCTGGGTCTGCCCCAGCACCACGGTGAGCTCGACAGGAACGAGATCGAGATCGGCCTTCAAGTCCTGCCTCCGGAGCCCTACTTCAGAATTGGACCAGCGAAACTTGCCTGCCTGCCGGTTTTCGGCGCATCAGGCTTGCCGATGGCCGCGCCGGACCTCGCCGGCCGGGAAAGATTGAACGGAACATGGTTAAGCCATGGTGAAGATGCGTGAGGAACTGGCCGTCTCCTTCCTGCCGGAGGCGGTCTCCGAGCCAGTCGAATGGGTCGTGGCCGAAGGGCTGACGGGCTATGACGAGGCGGTCGCCGAGATGGAGCTGCGCGCGGGCCTGATTGCCGACGGCAAGGCGCGCGAGCGCGTCTGGCTGGTCGAGCACCCGCCGCTCTATACGGCCGGCACTTCGGCGCGCGACGAGGATCTGATTGCGCCGGAGCGCTTCCCGGTCTTTCGGTCGGGGCGGGGCGGGCAGTTCACCTATCACGGCCCCGGCCAGCGCGTGGCCTATGTCATGCTCGACCTGAAACGGCGTCAGCCGGATCTGCGCCGCTTCGTCGCCGCGCTCGAAGGCTGGCTGATCGGTGCGCTCGACGATTTCAACATTCGCGGCGAGCGGCGCGAGGACAGGGTCGGCGTCTGGGTGCGCCGGCCCGAGAAGGGCACTGGGACCGAGGACAAGATCGCCGCGATCGGCATCCGCGTGCGCCGCTGGGTTTCGTTCCACGGCATTTCGTTCAACGTCGATCCCGATCTCTCGCATTTCGACGGCATCGTGCCCTGCGGCGTCAGCCAGCATGGCGTGACCTCGCTCGTCGATCTCGGTCTGCCGGTGACGATGCCGGAGGCCGATTCGGTGCTGCGCGAAGCCTTCGAGCGCGTGTTCGGGCCGACGGTTTTGGCCTGATTGGCCGTCCGGTGAGGCCCCGCTCTCCCGTCATTGCGAGGAGCGAAGCGACGAAGCAATCCAGGGGGACTGGGTTGAACGCTTCAGCCCAGTCCCCCTGGATTGCTTCGCTGCGCTCGCAATGACGGGAGAGCGGGGCCTCGCCCCGTGCATCGATGCGGATTTGCGCGGGGGCGTCCGTGCCGGTTGGCGTTTTCGATAGGGCACGCCATAACCTCGAGCCAAGGATTGTCGTCGAGGGAGCGCGCCCGTGCCTGTCATCGAGAGCAAGGTCGATCTGAATTCGGCCGAAACGCGCGCCAATGCCGAAGCCTGGGCAACTCTGCGCGATGAACTGCAGGAACGGCGCGCAACCGCCGCGCTCGGCGGCAACGCCAAATCGCGCGAGCGCCACACGGCACGCGGCAAGCTGCTGCCCCGCGAGCGCGTGCTGCGCCTGACCGATCCGGGCTCGGCCTTCCTTGAGATCGGTTCGCTCGCCGCCTTCGGCATGTATGAGGGCGATGTCCATGGCGCCGGCATGATCGCCGGCATCGGGCGCGTGGCGGGTCGGGAATGCATGATCGTCTGCAACGATGCGACGATCAAAGGCGGTACCTACTATCCGATGACGGTGAAGAAGCATCTGCGCGCCCAGGAGATCGCGCGCGAGAACCGTCTGCCCTGCATCTATCTCGTCGATTCCGGCGGCGCGAACCTGCCGCACCAGACCGAGGTCTTCCCCGACCGCGAGCATTTCGGCCGCATCTTCTACAATCAGGCGACGCTCTCGGCCGAGGGCATCCCGCAGGTCGCGGTGGTGATGGGATCCTGCACCGCGGGCGGCGCCTATGTGCCGGCGATGTCGGACGAGACGGTCATCGTCAGGAAGCAAGGCACGATCTTCCTCGGCGGCCCGCCGCTGGTGAAGGCCGCGACCGGCGAGGTCGTCTCGGCCGAGGATCTCGGCGGCGCCGATGTCCATGCAAGGCTCTCGGGCGTTGCGGATCACTATGCCGGCGACGACACCCATGCGCTCGCCATCGCCCGGCGCATCGCCGGCAACCTCAACAGCGTGAAGCGGCCGGACATCGACATCGCCGAGCCGGTCGAGCCGCTCTATGACCCGACCGAGCTCGAAGCGGTCGTCCCGACCGATCTCAAGAAGCAGTACGACATTCGCGAGGTCATCGCGCGCCTCGTCGACGGCTCGGAGTTCGACGAATTCAAGAAGCTCTACGGCACGACGCTGGTGACCGGCTTCGCCCGCATCCACGGCATCCCGGTCGGCATCATCGCCAATAACGGCATCCTGTTCTCGGAAAGTGCACTGAAGGGCGCGCATTTCATCGAATTGTGCTGCCAGCGGCGCATCCCGCTGCTCTTCCTGCAGAACATCACCGGCTTCATGGTCGGCCGCGATGTCGAGACGCGCGGTATCGCCAAGGACGGTGCCAAGCTCGTCACCGCCGTCGCCTCCGCGCGGGTACCGAAGATCACGGTGCTGGTCGGCGGCTCCTTCGGCGCCGGCAATTACGGCATGTGCGGGCGAGCCTATTCGCCGCGCTTCCTCTTCACCTGGCCGAATTCGCGCATCTCGGTGATGGGTGGCGAGCAGGCGGCGAGCGTGCTCGCCACCGTGCGCCGCGACAATATCGAGGCCGAGGGCAAGAGCTGGCCGGCAGCGGATGAGGAGGCGTTCAAGGCGCCGATCCGCAACCGCTACGAAGAAGAAGGATCGCCCTACTTTGCGACGGCCCGGCTCTGGGACGACGGCATCATCCTGCCCTCCGAGACCCGCCGCGTGCTGGCGCTGGCCTTCTCTGCCACACTCAATGCCGAGGTGCCCGAGACCAGGTTTGGCGTGTTCCGGATGTGAGGAGCGGAGAAATCCGCTTCCGGCAGCCGGGTCGCCCGATTTCCAGGAGGCGCAGCATGGACCGATTCACCGGTGGTTGCCGATGCGGAAACGTTCGCATCGTGGCCTCGGGGCGGCCCTACCGGGTCGGTCTTTGTCACTGCCTCGATTGCCGCAAGCAGCACGGGGCTCTATTCCACGCTTCCGCGGTGTTCCCTCAGGACGCCGTGACGATCGATGGCGAGACCCGCGATTATGCCGGGCGGTTCTTCTGTCCCCGCTGCGGCTCGCAGGTTTTCGCCCGCAGTGCCGACGAAATCGAGGTGAATCTGGGGTCCCTGGACGCTCCCGACCAGCTGATGCCGACCTACGAGCTCTGGACCGTCCGTCGCGAGTCCTGGCTGCCGCCGTTCCCGCTCAAGAGGCGATACGAGCGCGATCGCGATGCCACGAGCCGCTCCGAGGAATAAGGTTCGCGTAGCGTGGCGACCAGGACGTCCGCGTTGCGCGCCTCAGCCCAGCGTAAATGCCTCGTGCACCGCGCTCTGCACGCCGCCGCCCATGATCGGGCCGCCGCCGGCGACGTGAATCGCATCGCCGACCAGTGCTGCGCCGAGGCCGTGGCGGGGCGTCGGCATCGGCGCGTACTGCTCCCAACCATCGGCCGCCGGATCATAGGCCTCCATCTGACCGAAGACGCGGTTGGTGCCTTCCCCACCCATCGCGAAGACCTTGCCGCGATAGAGCACAGCGCCATGGCCTGAGCGGGCGGTGGGCAGGGGTGCGCGCATCGCCCATTTATCCGTCGCCGGATCATAGGCGTGGTGCAGATTCGAGTTGGTGTGGAAGGAATCGACGCGCCCGCCGATGACATGGATCAGATTGCCGATGGCGAGCGTGCCGGTGTGGTCGCGCGCCGTTGGCATGGGCATGCGCTTGTCCCAGCGATCAGCCTTGGGCTCATAGGTCAGGTGCCAGTCGATCGATTTCTTGGTGTCGAAGGTGTCGCCGATGGCGCCGCCGATGACGTGGAGGCGGCCGTTCAGCCCGACGACCCCGGCCGAGCCGACCGCATTGGGCAGGGAGGCGATCTCGGCCCAGCGATCGGCCTTGGGGTCGTAGACGAAGCAGCG
It includes:
- a CDS encoding FliM/FliN family flagellar motor switch protein yields the protein MKADLDLVPVELTVVLGQTQMPIYKLLRLGRGAIIELNASETDEVQILANNHPFAKGIVVVSGARISVEITQMLKRPTIYTLQSVAEAA
- the lipB gene encoding lipoyl(octanoyl) transferase LipB; this translates as MVKMREELAVSFLPEAVSEPVEWVVAEGLTGYDEAVAEMELRAGLIADGKARERVWLVEHPPLYTAGTSARDEDLIAPERFPVFRSGRGGQFTYHGPGQRVAYVMLDLKRRQPDLRRFVAALEGWLIGALDDFNIRGERREDRVGVWVRRPEKGTGTEDKIAAIGIRVRRWVSFHGISFNVDPDLSHFDGIVPCGVSQHGVTSLVDLGLPVTMPEADSVLREAFERVFGPTVLA
- a CDS encoding carboxyl transferase domain-containing protein, whose translation is MPVIESKVDLNSAETRANAEAWATLRDELQERRATAALGGNAKSRERHTARGKLLPRERVLRLTDPGSAFLEIGSLAAFGMYEGDVHGAGMIAGIGRVAGRECMIVCNDATIKGGTYYPMTVKKHLRAQEIARENRLPCIYLVDSGGANLPHQTEVFPDREHFGRIFYNQATLSAEGIPQVAVVMGSCTAGGAYVPAMSDETVIVRKQGTIFLGGPPLVKAATGEVVSAEDLGGADVHARLSGVADHYAGDDTHALAIARRIAGNLNSVKRPDIDIAEPVEPLYDPTELEAVVPTDLKKQYDIREVIARLVDGSEFDEFKKLYGTTLVTGFARIHGIPVGIIANNGILFSESALKGAHFIELCCQRRIPLLFLQNITGFMVGRDVETRGIAKDGAKLVTAVASARVPKITVLVGGSFGAGNYGMCGRAYSPRFLFTWPNSRISVMGGEQAASVLATVRRDNIEAEGKSWPAADEEAFKAPIRNRYEEEGSPYFATARLWDDGIILPSETRRVLALAFSATLNAEVPETRFGVFRM
- a CDS encoding GFA family protein encodes the protein MDRFTGGCRCGNVRIVASGRPYRVGLCHCLDCRKQHGALFHASAVFPQDAVTIDGETRDYAGRFFCPRCGSQVFARSADEIEVNLGSLDAPDQLMPTYELWTVRRESWLPPFPLKRRYERDRDATSRSEE
- a CDS encoding kelch repeat-containing protein — translated: MTSLNRRHLLAAGAATFAGPALAQQPGHEHHGPQYERLSQPGLIDKPELAATQNVFDSPAPKAASPGRWSPQAPLPLPRSEMAWATAFEGKMHVVGGYAEQRVDRPYHHVYEATADRWSDAAPLPLGANHVGVAFLDGKLYAIGGFLEQNRKPHPRCFVYDPKADRWAEIASLPNAVGSAGVVGLNGRLHVIGGAIGDTFDTKKSIDWHLTYEPKADRWDKRMPMPTARDHTGTLAIGNLIHVIGGRVDSFHTNSNLHHAYDPATDKWAMRAPLPTARSGHGAVLYRGKVFAMGGEGTNRVFGQMEAYDPAADGWEQYAPMPTPRHGLGAALVGDAIHVAGGGPIMGGGVQSAVHEAFTLG